In the genome of Paralichthys olivaceus isolate ysfri-2021 chromosome 10, ASM2471397v2, whole genome shotgun sequence, the window acatCTTGAACATAAGTCCATACTTATTAAGTGAAAAagcaaaatcaataaaaaagaaaaagtatttaaataataatcCTGTAAATCTTAaaggttttaatatttttctttaatttgatATAAATTAGCAGTTCTGTAAAATTCGGTTTCCGAGGTTGGAATATAGATTTACAGatataaaattgtattaaaataataatcaaatttaATATCATTCTCTGTCAAACACAACAGTTTCCCACAGAAACGTGAAGTGATAATTACTCTACAAATAAATGCCCCAGCGTTTCTCTGAGTTCTCCACAAAGGGAACACATCATTTATACATCATCTACATTATCGTGATTATTTATCGCTGGTATAAAACCGGTGAATCGTTGTAAATGACGTATCGGTGAAATAATGCGGTTCTTCTTCAGCGCCACAATGCGTCACTCAGTGCGCACGCGCGTCTTTACAGGAAGTGTGAACATTTCCTCCACCAGCTGATCGCGACTTGTCAACAGAGGAGCCTGCGACCCCGCGGCTCCGAACCCCCGAACCCAGGTAAATAAGATCCCGCCGTCCTCCGACCGCAGACACGTGCTTCAAGGAGAACGCGCAGAATCCGAGGTTTCCGTCAGGCGTCGAAAATGTAAACGCTTCGATCCGGGTTGGTGTGATCCGACCTGAGAGCTGCCGTTAGCACCGCAGATAAGAGATGGAGGCGAGATAACGTGTTTTAATGAGAGTGTGATGATGCAGGaaggaaagacacacacacacacacactgctgttaaTAGATCCCACATGGAAGTCGTGGTTGGCCACAGGCTTGCAGACAGTGATGgtggctctttagctgctgtGACAAACGCTGAGGCttggtggacacacacacacacacacacacacacacgtgctgcAGTGATGGTGTTTTCAGTGTTACAGCCTGGGAGCAGAgctgcatcatcatcataatcatcatcatcctcctcatcctccctgtGAAACCCCCCGATCATGTCTCACTGtccatcatcagcagcagcagcagctcaggaggaTGGTGTCCACTTCTTCTTCGATTAAACCAAGAGCGATATTACCGATACCCTGTGCAAaagctttgtgtgtttatgacactgagacacagactATCCATTCAGCGATTATCTATAACGCGTATTCTTTTGAGGGTCAGATGACATCGCGCGCACCCTGGACCGGTCGCCATGGTATCACAGGGCAATaatacagacaaacaaccattcacactcacacctacagacaatttagagccttaaataaaccaaacctcaatctgcatgtgtttggactgtgggaggaagctggacaaaaaacccacacagacacgggTAGAACATGCAAAGTTCACACTTACAGTGTGGCCGAGCTGGGATTAGAACCGAGAACCTTCCTGGATAAATGTGGAGCAGACAGAACATTTTAGCTTCTGCAGGTTTCTATTGCAAATTAAAACTTTCATTAATATCTTCCAGAGAGACTTGTATTTAGTCTCTTTATTATAGGCTTATTATGTCCATTACATTTTAGAACTTAACTGTGTATTCTAGAACTCTTTTGTGTATCATTTACTTGGGAAGTATGTAAAGTTTATTAGTATTAGTGTCTGTTATTTATATTGTAGATTACAGTAGAATAGTgataaattatgaaaatgttttgatgttaaactgaatatttcagatttcattCACGTCAGAGCTCGACCCCTCAATTCAAACCCGTGGGCCCACTGGAGATAAGAGGCAAGTCATGGTGTCATCCACTaacccctcctcttcttcacacaGGCACAacaggcagagaagagacgtCACCAGCGAGACCCGACTACAGCcggtttttttttaagtaaagtgACCGACGTCCAGACGCATCCTACTCCACTCCAGGGAGGAGGCCCAGCCCCCCTGCCGACTCCTACGCGGGCCGGTATGAGCTCCAGAGGGAGTGGAGGCCGCACCAACGGCACACTACCCCAGACCAAGATCTGCCAGTTCAAGCTGGTGCTGCTGGGTGACATGGCCGTGGGCAAGTCAAGCCTGGTGCTGCGCTTCGTCAAGGGACAGTTTGATGAGTTCCAGGAGACGACCATCGGAGGTGAGTCCGAAGGCCGGGAGGGTTGTGAGTGGATGTTAGGGGGAAGAAGGGTGGATGTTGTTGATTTGGTTTGTGGTGAATCTGAGGGAACTTCTATCTTCAAATCCTCATCATTGATTTATAATTTCAGTggggaccatagactgtatgtaaagatggatgacatgaggTCACAGCGGCCTTGACCTTTTGATCATCAAAGTCTAATCAGTCCATCGTTGAGACCAAGTAAACGTTTCCCATTGTTCAGTGTTGATGGGACGGACATATGAATCATAGAATGTGAATACGGATACAAATGACGTGAtggctcctccatgttagcaaaagggacatggaccaaaactAAAACAGTCAAAAGTACACACATCAAATAcgttttctcaaagatgattttTGTCATTCAGCTATAAAAATgggctgagacgtcatgattgacagctgagactgattctTACTTATTTGTAGTGTATACGACGTACCTCGATTCCTGGGATCCACGTCGCGTaagctactgcacagactctggctccaaatgatgtcatcagggcaagatggcagcgttcgaaTCTGTGATATTTAGGCTTCTTTTCTGGATAGTAGCAGAAGAATCGATCATGACAATAATATAAGGTGCAAGAACAACGTTCAGCTACTTTAAGTCACTATATAATTTACGAGGGAACTAGTAACTCAATCCTCAGACAGAAGTAGTGGAGTAGAAGTATAATACTCAATTGAAGTACCTCAAATCACTACTTTTCACCAGCAGTGATAGCAGGTTTGAGGAGTATCCacctgtcctctgtctgtctgtctgtgtgtccagcTGCTTTCCTGGCCCAGTCTGTGTGTCTAGATGACACCACAGTGAAGTTTGAGATCTGGGACACCGCGGGACAAGAGCGATACCACAGCCTGGCGCCCATGTATTACCGCGGAGCTCAGGCCGCCATCGTCGTCTTTGACATCACCAAGCCGGTACGAGATAAACGTTCATTCTTCAGTTACCTGTTTGTGTAGTTTTAGGTTAAATAATTACTCTGGATAATAAGCATAGCTGCCTTATACATATTCATGGTTTATTTCATGAGGCTTAAACTCACAGAACCTGCATTACAACTAAAATGTCAGTCAGGAGAGTTCaaacctccaccgaggcccaacgaAATGAAACCATACTTAAATTCACCAGATGCcgaattttatatttattatatgaaCTGAACTATTATtggattaaattatattattttaagagaaactataaaatatattaaatatgtttCTGCTTGTGGATCTGCtttgaaatacacattttattacaCGGTAATTGGATTTTAACaaaccatgaattattttctgaaaatgttgaaaaaatccTGATTCAGGTCTGAACCAAAATGTAAGAGTTCCTTCTGGACCTATACTGCGTCATTCTACCAAGttgtagtttttgtgaaatacTGCAAAATATCAGCTggacaaacacacgcagacaaaaacaaaacctccccGGAGGACAGATAACCACTACGCTTACAGAAGCTCAGGAGGTGAGACGTCAGCTGTTTCTGCCCGATGTTTACACGCGTGTTGTTTTATCTGACCtcggttgtgtgtttgtgcaggagaCGTTTGAGAGAGCCAAGGCCTGGgtgaaggagctgcagcgacAGGCCAGTCCTAACATTGTTATCGCCCTGGCTGGGAACAAGGCGGACCTGGCAGAGAAGAGACTTGTAGAGTACGAGGTAACACGCTCTTGTACAAACCCTCTTCATGAGCTTACAGCCTGAACTAAATCATGATGGACAGGTTACGCACTGTCTGTTAAAATGTGTATACTATATCTAACACCAGAAACATCTGCAACCaacctttattttgataactgaTGCAGTCGACAATATAGtctttgaaaaactgaaaaatgtcctGCAGTAGTTGaattgtcagaaataaaaacctgaagtAAGgacctgtttcttttttcaaatcactGCTGATGTTacacttgtgtttgttttgttgcaggaAGCTCAGACGTATGCGGACGACACCGGCCTGCTCTTCATGGAGACCTCTGCCAAGACGGCCATGAACGTCAACGAGCTCTTCCTGGCTATTGGTGAGAGGCAGCAGAAACTAATCGTATGGGTCCAGAAGTCTGGAATGAGCCCATTTTAATTCAGTGAAACTTGGGGGCTGCTACGTAGATTTACTCAGAAACAGTGGGTGGAGCAAACACCAGAGGGCAGACCTGAAACACAGCTTCAGGAGTGTCAATCAACCTGGAgccacacagaaaaacattttattccaaATTAATCCTTATAAAGGTTTTGTTATTTACATGAATTCTCCAAATATTTTCTATTGAGACTCTGTCGTTAGTTTGGATTttgttaattataatatttcacGTTTTCTTGTCACTGCAGCGAAAAAGATGCCAAAAACAGACACCCAGAACCCGACACATGCAGCACGGCACCGCGGCGTCAACCTCCAGGACCCAGACGCTCACTCTACCCGAGCCTGCTGCGGTGGGAACTAGACCTGCACTACTCCCTCCAGTACTCCCACCATCCTCACCACCACAGCCCGTCAACCCCCCCCCTTCAACCAACTTACAGGCGAGGGCCCGAGGTGGGGTAACCCAGTATCTACGCACCCACttcccctccattcatcctcctgTCCAAGCAGACAGATCATTTAAAATGAGAGAATGAGGCGCGATGATTCACATCTGTGTCTCCTGAACAACTGAGATCCTGCATTTGGAAACAACGAGAGCAGGTTTATAGACGACTGAGACAGAGAAGTGCAAAATAAA includes:
- the rab5b gene encoding ras-related protein Rab-5B; the protein is MSSRGSGGRTNGTLPQTKICQFKLVLLGDMAVGKSSLVLRFVKGQFDEFQETTIGAAFLAQSVCLDDTTVKFEIWDTAGQERYHSLAPMYYRGAQAAIVVFDITKPETFERAKAWVKELQRQASPNIVIALAGNKADLAEKRLVEYEEAQTYADDTGLLFMETSAKTAMNVNELFLAIAKKMPKTDTQNPTHAARHRGVNLQDPDAHSTRACCGGN